DNA sequence from the Bremerella cremea genome:
CGGCTGCTGGTTTGATTGAACTTTGCAACGAATACAAAGCGATCTACCAGAAGTACACCGGCGAAGCCTTCCCGCAAGACCCAATGAAGCAATTGGAACTGGCGGTCGAAGCGGTCTTTAAGTCGTGGAACACCACGCGTGCCGTGCGTTATCGCGAAGTGGAAGGTATCCGTGGCCTGTTGGGTACGGCCGTCAATGTTCAGTCCATGGCTTACGGCAATATGGGCCAAGACAGCGGTACCGGTGTGGCGTTCACCCGTAACCCTTCGACTGGCGAAAACAAATTCTACGGCGAATTCCTGATCGACGCCCAGGGCGAAGACGTGGTGGCCGGTATTCGTACTCCACAACCAGTTGCTGAAATGAGCAAGTGGAATCGTGCTGTCTACAAGCAACTGCTCGAAATCAAAGACACCCTGGAAGCCCACTACAAGGACGTTCAGGACATCGAGTTCACCATCGAAAAGGGTGAACTATTCATGTTGCAAACGCGTAACGGTAAGCGAACTGGTGCTGCTGCCGTGAAGATCGCCTGCGACATGGTCAAAGAAGGTTTGATCGACGAGCAAACCGCTTTGCTCCGTATTCCTGCTAACGATCTGACTCAGCTGTTGTTGCCAAGCTTCACCACCGCATCGAAGTCGAAAGCGAATGTCTTGACGCGCGGCCTTCCCGCATCTCCAGGTGCCGCCGTTGGTGTTTTGGCTTTCACTGCAGAAGAAGCGGTCGAACGATCGCATGCTGGCGAAAAGGTCATCCTTTGCCGCAAAGAAACCAGCCCTGAAGACATCGATGGCATGCACTCTGCCGTCGGTATTTTGACCTCGACCGGTGGTATGACCAGTCACGCCGCCGTGGTGGCTCGTGGTTGGGGACGCTGCTGCGTTGCCGGTGCTGGCGAAATCGAAATCGACGAAAAGACTCGCAAGATCAAAGTCGCTGGCAAGACCTTCAAGCACACCGACACCATCTCCATCGACGGCTCGACCGGCGAAGTGATGGAAGGGGCCGTTGAAACGAGCGAACCGAAGCTTTCCGGTGACTTTGCGAAGGTTATGAAGTGGGCCGATGAGTACCGCACACTAGGCGTGCGTACCAACGCCGATACGCCTGCCGACTCGCAACGTGCTCGTGACTTCGGTGCGGAAGGTATCGGCCTTTGCCGCACAGAACACATGTTCTTTGAAGAAGACCGCATCATCATCATGCGGGAAATGATTCTGGCCGAATCGGAAGCCGATCGTCGTGCCGCCCTGGCCAAGCTGCTGCCGTTCCAGCGAGAGGACTTCGTGGGGATCTTCACTGCGATGAAGAACCTGCCGGTTACCGTTCGTTTGCTAGACCCACCGCTGCACGAATTCCTGCCGCACGAAGCCAAGTCGCAAAAGGAAATCGCTGATATCCTCGGCATCACCGCAGCTAAGGTGAAATCGCGTGTTTCCCAGCTGCACGAATCCAACCCGATGCTGGGTCACCGTGGTTGCCGCTTGAGCGTGACCTATCCAGAAATCTTGGAAATGCAGGTCACCGCGATTGTCGAAGCCGCGATTGAGTGCAAGAAGAAGCGTATCAACGCGATGCCGGAAATCATGATTCCGCTGGTTGGTACCGCAGCTGAATTGCAGCTTCTGCGGGCCAAAGCCGAAGAAACGATCGAAAAGGTCAAGTCGGAAGCCAGCTACAACGGCGAACTCGATATCCTCATCGGTACGATGATCGAAATCCCGCGTGCAGCTTTGACAGCAAACGAAGTCGCCGAATACGCCGAGTTCTTCAGCTTCGGTACGAACGACCTCACGCAGATGACCTTCGGTTACAGCCGTGACGACGTCAACACGTTCCTGCCAGATTACACCCGCCTGGAAATCTTGCCTGCCGACCCGTTCCAAACGCTCGATGCTACCGGCGTTGGCCAACTGGTCGAAATGGGTGTGGTCAAGGGACGCAAGACCCGCAAAGATCTGAAGTGCGGTATCTGTGGCGAACATGGTGGCGATCCTGCTTCGATCGACTTCTGCCACAACGTTGGTCTGAATTACGTCAGCTGCTCGCCGTTCCGCGTGCCTATCGCCCGCTTGGCAGCCGCTCAAGCTGCAATTCGTGCAGCAAAGTAAGCTCCTTGCTTGCTCTTTCAAAATGAATCAAACGAAAGGCTGGCCTGATATTCAGGCCAGCCTTTTTTACTTCTGAATGCGATAACCCGGCAAGTCATTGAATCCAAGATCAACCGTCCGCTGTCATCTTCAGCCCTTCCTGTTTCGCCCAGCGTTCAATAATCAGTCGCGACTCTGATGTAGGGCGGCTATTCGACTTTCCTTGGACTTGAACGATCTCTTTGTTTCTTGGATCAACTTCGATCGTTACCATTCGCTGGGGCGTCCCACCTCTTTGAATACGTAGCGACCAGATCGAAGCGGTCCTCCGGGCGCACTCGTCGACGTAACTTTCAACACAATGATTCATCGCCAAGCCTTCCAACTTAAGGGCACGATCGCTTAGTAGTTCAAAAACGAGCCACTTCACATCACCATCTTGATGAACCAAAGGAGCAATCTCGGAGCGGGGCCAATCACAGGCCTTCTTTGCTAAATCAGGCCGTTTCTTCAAGACATCGTTCCGCCAGTTGGCCATGTGCCGCCGCAAAGAACGAAGAGTCTTACCTTTCAATGTAAAGTCCGGCTGCAAAGGATCGTTGCCGCCACCACGCCCCCAGACGTATTCGCCTGGCATAAATTTTTGACCGTTCAGAAAGTAAACAATCTCCAAGACTTCTTCCAGCGACAAGGGAGCGTTTCGAAAAAAAAACGCAGCACCGATTCCCAGAAATGTTCGTCCTGCATTTCGTGACGCAGGAACGTGTTAGCGACGATGTAGTTAGCCAATTCAAGCGTGCCTCCTAGACCACGAATCTGCGCCCATCGTATTCCCTCGATTATCCCCAAGTGGGGCGGCACCTCCATCAAGAATTTCGCCCCCTTGGGGCTGAGCTTCAAAAGAGGTTGGGTCTCGAATTGGCGCATTCCCCACCCTTTCGCCAAATGCAAATAGAGCTGGCGAACCCATTCCGCCTGACGAGGAGGAAGCCAACTGTAGGCGACGAAATCAGGAACAGGGTATGCTTCAAAAAGGTGCCGCATCAGCGACCGCAATTGTCGGTGGAAGCCCCTCTCGCCGTTTTCCCATTGCTCCGGCATTTGTATCCAACAACTTCTCAGCTCTGCCATTTCGGACAGTAGTTGAATCGCGGGATACAGCCGAGAATAATTCGTGGGTGCATCAGACGAAGCAGCGGCAAAAATCGAAGACCGCGAGCGAACGACGTGAATTAGATTCCAATAAAAATTACGATACCTGCCTCGGGGCTGAGCTTCAGCCAAGGCGCGATCGAGCCATTGCTGCGCAAATCTCTTGCGCGCATTTCCAGACATATCCCACTCATGCTTTGTGCAGAAGAATACGGACAGACCTCAAGCGCTATTTACGCTTGACCTCAAAAAGTGGCGTCGAAGCAAGATCACTTCGACAACGCCGGCAACTGTCCGTATTTCACAAGCATGGCTTGAAACCTTTTCGTTTCACGAAGTTTGCCAAACGACGAGTTCTATGGCAATCAGAAACAAACAATCCTGAGCGATCGACAATCGCCCTTAAAGAAAAGAGAAACACCTACGGAGGAAAGGTTCACTTTAGAAGAGGAACGCCACTATCGAACGAACCAATAGCCGATCGATGTCTTTTCCTACGGTGAAAGCCCAGCGAGGATTTATCGCTGCCTGCCCACGTATTCCCCCCAAAACAAGTCAGGTTCCAGGGCTTCCGCTGGTCTCGCTTGGTACGCAGCCTTCCATTAAAGGCCAGCATCCTTGGCAAATTGCTCCGCTACAGCAGCAATCACTAAGTTCATCGCCTCGTCGGCAGGACGTATCTCGAACGGCCCAATCTTCACTCCTGGATGTTTCGACATTAACTGGATGGCGTGGTTCAAGTCGCGTGCTTCCAGCAAGAGAATGCCACCGATCTGCTCCTTCGTTTCGACGAATGGTCCGTCGGTAACTTGAACTTGGTATTCCTGATAACGCAACGTGACACCGTTCTCAGGCAGGTCTAGCGCCCCTCCTCCCGCGAAGTGGCCCCCCTGGCGAAGTTCATTGTCATAAGCGAAACACTCCTCCATCAAGGCATTTCGCTGTTCTTCCGGTAAGGCATTGTACTTGGCGATATCGATATAGCCCAAACAAACAAATTTCATCGATTGGTTTCCTGCACAAAGCGGGTTAATAAGTTTTCTTCACCTTGTAGTCGCATCCCCAAGTGCCAAATCGACATGCCCGAAAACAATTTTTGAACTTCGCAGCAAACGATCTGCGTAGCTCCAATTTCAAGAGATCGGCGGTGCCATTGCAAGAATAAAGATTCAGAGCTCCGCAGGAGAGGAACTTATTGAAGCTCTAGCAATCGTCGCTGTAGAAATCGACGCTCTGGCTCTTGCCGAGCAAGTTCTAATGCCTGTTGATAGGCCTGTTGTGCCTCATTTTTTCGTCCTAACCGTCGGCAGAGATCTGCCTTAGCGGCGTGTGCCAGATGATACTGGCGAAGTTCTCCCTGGGCGAGAATTGCCTCGACAAGTCGTAACCCAGCGTCCGGGCCGTCTCGCATCGCTACCGCGACGGCACGATTCAATTGGACGATCGGTGACGAGGCAACCAACAAGAGAACATCGTACAACGCAATGATTTGCGACCAATCGGTTTCCTCTGGTGTGGCGGCTTCGGCATGAACGGCAGCGATGGCGGCTTGTAGGCAATAACTTCCTAGTCGCTGTGTCGCGAGAGCCTCTTGCACGAGCCGGACTCCCTCGGCAATGTCAGCCTGGTTCCAGCGGGAACGATCTTGATCTTCCAGCAGAATAATATCGCCCTCTGGCGTCGCTCGCGTTGCCCGACGTGACTCTTGCAGGAGCATTAACGCAAGCAGCCCTTTGACTTCCGCATCCGGAAGTAGCCCCACCAGCAGTCGTCCGAGACGAATTGCTTCCTCGGACAGGTCATGCCGTGTGACCGATTCGCCTGACGATGCCGAGTACCCTTCGTTGAAAACTAGGTAAATCACTGAGAGAACAGCGCCCAAACGCTGCGGCATGTGCGAGATCGTGGGGATCTCGAAAGGAATGCCCGCATCTCGAATTTTTGCTTTCCCACGAACGATTCGCTGGGCGATAGTTGGCGGAGAAGTTAAGAAAGCACTGGCAATCTCTTCGGTTCGCAGTCCACAAACTTCGCGTAAGGTAAGGGCAACCTGGGTTTGAGAGGCAATTGCTGGGTGACAGCACATGAAAATCAGTCGTAACCGATCATCCTCGATGCTCTCGTCATCAATCACATTTCCAGGGTCGGTCCCATCGCCCAGCCGTTTGGCGATTTCGCCGAGCGATTTATCAAACCGCGCACGTCGGCGGATGATATCAATTGCCTTAAATCGCCCCGTGGAAACCAACCAGGCACGAGGATTCTGCGGGATTCCTTCCTCGTGCCATTTTTCAACTGCGGATGTGAATGCCTCGTGCATCGCCTCTTCCGCTAAGTCAAAATCTCCTAGCAAGCGAACAAGGGTTGCGAAAACCCGGCGAGACTCTTGGCAGTAAAGTTCGTCAAGCGTCTGACGAACTTGGTTAAAATAGGCTTCCCCCATCGCGGAAATTTACCTGCGAAACGAGCTAGGCTTTTAGGCTTCCTCTTCAACCAGCCACTTCTTGGCTTGTTCCAGTTTGCTGTGATCGAAGTATTTAACCTTCGCTCCGGTAAATGGCTTGCAAAAGACCGCCATCCCAGCTTCCCACTTCGATTCGCCCACAATGGCCAAACGTTTGATGTCGTTCCAATGTTTCATATCGAAGTTGATATCATCCCACACAGCAGCCAAGGTCCAACCGTGGAAGTCATGCAGCTCAACCAGCAGACGCAGCTTGCCAAATTCCGCAATCTGCTTCTCAACCTCGGGGACGAACTTTTCGTAGTCTTCGGCGGTCAGCTTGCCGCTAATACGAACGATGGTCAAATCCTTCAAATGCACAATTTCCAAATTGTCGCTCATCGTTTCTGAATCTCCCTAAGTTGAAATAGACAGCAAAGGCATAGCCAACATTGCTTTTGGCATTCTCTTATTTTACGGTACGCTCTCGGGTATACAATTCCAGGGACCAGCCCAGCCGATCCAGACCGGCGCATGCCCACCCAAGAGCCTCGACTGCTTCTCTATTGAAAGCGGCTAAGTTGCCCCAATACCCAGTCGACCGGTGTCACCTCGATATCATCAGCATACGCGAGATGATCTTTCTGGTTCAGAAGCCGATAAGCATTGAGCGTAGACTGAAGCGACTGGCTATTTTCTCCTATCACGCGCAGGGGCATTGGGGCTGCCAAAGCCAAGAAGGCAGGCACATCGCCATACTTCGCCCCTCCTGGCAACAAATTGGGGGAACGAATCGAATCGACTTCACCAAATCGGAATCCGCCGGTATGAAGTGCCGCGAAATCGAATGCCTTTGAGCGCGTAGCCATTGCCACCGAAGCGATGCCAGCCATGGCCGAATCGAACGCGACCAATCCGATCGACTTCGGAGTTCGCTCGTGGTTGCGCATGAACGTAGCCATGGTCAGGATGTCACTAACCCTTTCCGCCGCGACGGCCCGATTGTAGCCCAGCGTGTAAGCGGCAGCTTCTCGTGGGTTCTCAACTTTAGGTGTCTGGTTGAACGCCAGCCCCTCGGCGAGAAACTCGCCTTGATAGATTAGATCGATCCCAGCCACCGATACGCCAGCAGAAACCAACTTGGCTACCTCCGCCTTCAGGCGGCCATTTTCGGCAAACAATCCCTGCTTCCCTTCTTTTGAAAGCCACAATACGGTGTGCCCTCCCCAGTTGTCCTTGGGGTACAAAAACAGGGCAGGCAATTGCGAACCGTTTTGAGCGTTGTGTAACAAGCCGCCGATGAAGAGATAATCTTCCCGCTGCTCCTTCACCTTAACGTCGAAATCCAGATCATCCATCTTTGGCGTCTTCGTTTCCACCATCACGGCAAGCGCAGGCTCAACAATTGCCTGATACTTTTGGAAATCGGTCTCGTCTCCTAACAGATACGGCTCGATCTGTTGATTTGATATCGCGGTCCACTCGGCCAATAGTTTTCGCTCGAATTCCTCGGTGTAGGTAGGGCGGTCTTGGTCGCTCCAGACGGTCAGTTCTTTCTCGGTAAGTCGCTGGTAGGGCCGTTCTTCCACCGACGCATTCAGGCCAAACACTTGATTGAAAAGTTCGTACATCGCCCGCCGAGAAATGGCGTTGTAGTTGTGACCAAATTCGGTGCGAGCTGTTAAGTGCACCTTATCTTCTGCTCCCATCAAAGCGTAGAGCTGCTTCAGATCGGGAAAGCCTTTCGTTTCGAACTCTTTGGTCCAATCGTCGGCAGAGGTCAAACCTTGCGGTTTAGGGGCGAACAATGCCGCGAACTCCACATTGCCGGTACCAACGCGTAAGAGCGTGCAATTCTCGCATGTGCAGCCACCTTGCATTGCGGTTGATACCATCACGGCTGGAAAAACGGCAGCGATGCGGGGATCGATCGCACCAACGATCATCGTTTGTGTCGCCCCGCCACTTGCCCCAGTGACGGCTAGGCGTGACTTATCGACATTGGCCAGCGATTCCAACAGATCTAAACTACGTATGCAGTTCCAAATCTGCAGTCCCATAACGGATTCCAAATGGGACTCGGCCTGCGGGCTAAAGAATCCCCAGCGCTGATTCGTATTCATGCCCGGACGCTGCTTGCCAAAGCGGTGGACCAACTCGATCGACAGTTGCTGGCTATCGGCATAGCCCAGCATATCAATCTGCAACACAACGCAGCCCATTCTCGCTAATTGGACACAGCGAGCTTGGATTGGATTCCTGGCCGTTTCTTCGATAGACTCAGCCCCACTTTCGATCTGCTTCTTAACTTCCGCATCCCCGGCGACATAGAAACGACCGTTATCCCAATGGCCATGAGGGCAAAGCACGCCAGGAAAAGGGCCTGATTTACCAACCGGTTCATAAAGACTACCGGTCACAAAGAAGCCAGGCATGCTCTCGAAACGGACACCAGTTACTTGATAGTCGTCAAATTTGTATTCGCTCGTCTTCTTTAGATTCAATGGCGTTTGCGGAGGCATTGGCCAAAGCCCCAGGGCAACCTTCAACTGGGTGCGAACGTCTTCTGCCCGTGCTTGCCACGTCTCTTTACTTTGCGGAGGATGAAACGGAAAGTATCCATTCAGATCTTTAGGTGGCGCCAAGCGATCGTCTTGGGGTAACTGCCCTGGCGGCAAGATTCGCACAGCTTCTTGTGCTGCGGCTATGCCAGGAACGAGCAGGATGAGCACTAGATGACTCATCCGAATGAAATTCGTGATTGTCTTTCGCATCGCTTAGAACGTCCAAAAGGTGGGAAATGCGGGACGAGAAGTGTCTAGCAGTTTACGCCACCCAAGCACAGGATGCGAGACTTTTCAGGACGCTTTGAGCTTTTCGATCTCTTCGCGAGTTTTTGCAATTTCCTGCTCAACAGCTTCGATCTCGCCGGGTTCGTCGGCTTGGGCTTTCACGCCAGCTAGTTTTTGGTTCAAAGTCTGCATTTTTTTCTGCAGAATATCGAGACGCTTCTTTTGCTTCTTGTCCATGAAGGCTCCCAAGAGTTGTTGCGAGAAAAGGTTATTTAGGGGGTTAGCTGTTTGCAGGCGATGCCAGGATATCGCGCATCTTTTGCAGTGCCACCATGGCTTCGATCCCCTGCAAGCCAAAACATTCGTGCATCAAGATTAACGCATCGTTGAAGCGATGACGAACGAGCTCGTGCCGAATCCGCATCGCCTTAACCACCACGGTGGTGTCGCGTTGGTAATTCGCAGAAAAAGCCTGAGCACACTTGAGGCCCGAATAAGGGGAAATGCCGAGAATCTGAGCAATCAAATCGCCTGCCTCTTCGACGTTGCCTTGCTCGATCAGTGTAACAAATCGTCCAAATGCCGGGGCCTGAGGAAGAGGTGTCCCAGGAGCCGGTAGCCCGATCAGATCCGCTCGATCCGAGCCCTTAACGGCATCCTCGGGGGGCGTAATCGTCAGCGGAAAATGAGGCAAACGTACCGCCTCTTTTTCGCTTGGCTGGTCGTAACGTTCAAAACCTTGGGACTCTTCGGCTTCTTCCTGTTCCGCCGGAAGATTGGAGATCATCTGGTTCAAGTGTGCCAGCTTGTTCCCCATCCGGTCGTATAGGTTCTCGATCTCGCTCAAAAACGACTCACCTGCCGCGTCGGCTTGAATTTCGTCGGCTTGATCCAGAATGGCCTCGGTCATGCGAGCCAACAGGGCATCGCGTGCTTGCTTTAGGATGGCCAAAGCCTGATTGCGGTCGGACATGACAGAACACCCAAGAGAGAAGAAAATCGCGTATGTGAATACCATGCCAAAGGCACTTCACGTCTTCCCATCTTAGTCACTCGTGCCTCCAACGTTAAGAATTCTCGCTGCTTGTCTCCTCAGGGGAAGTGATGGCGGCCTTAGAATCGGCAGAATCACTACTTTTGGGCACCCGATCGGCAATCCGTAACGTACCGGCCATAAGCACCAAAATGACCGCTAAAACGGCATTCAGTTTGAGCCAGAAAGCTTCCTTTTCGCGAAACTTCTCGGCATTCTTACTGCGTCCCGTTAGCAGGCTGGCAATGTACAGAATCACCAACGCCAACAGCAACTTCGCTCCGGCAACCCCATGGTAGTAGTGCTGAGGAAACTTGTACTTCATCGCTTGGTAACCGAGAGAAACGATGCCGCTCAGGACAACGATCCCCGCGCAAATCATCACGACTTTTGCCCAGCGAGTCCGGATTGCATTCTTCAGTTCCGGCTTCTCGGCGAAGTCGGTCGCTTGCATGGCTGGATGCAAAGCAAACACCATGTAAAGC
Encoded proteins:
- the ppdK gene encoding pyruvate, phosphate dikinase gives rise to the protein MAKKAAAKKTKPSKMVYYFGKTKTEGKGVGKDLLGGKGLNLAEMTSIGLPVPPGITITTQVCADYYKGGKKLPKGLMDEVHEGISTLEKELKKTFGDNKNPLLVSVRSGAAVSMPGMMNTILNLGLNDESVVGLANATNNERFAYDAYRRLIDMFGDVVMEVDRDHFEHAFTEIKKKYNANLDNEVPAAGLIELCNEYKAIYQKYTGEAFPQDPMKQLELAVEAVFKSWNTTRAVRYREVEGIRGLLGTAVNVQSMAYGNMGQDSGTGVAFTRNPSTGENKFYGEFLIDAQGEDVVAGIRTPQPVAEMSKWNRAVYKQLLEIKDTLEAHYKDVQDIEFTIEKGELFMLQTRNGKRTGAAAVKIACDMVKEGLIDEQTALLRIPANDLTQLLLPSFTTASKSKANVLTRGLPASPGAAVGVLAFTAEEAVERSHAGEKVILCRKETSPEDIDGMHSAVGILTSTGGMTSHAAVVARGWGRCCVAGAGEIEIDEKTRKIKVAGKTFKHTDTISIDGSTGEVMEGAVETSEPKLSGDFAKVMKWADEYRTLGVRTNADTPADSQRARDFGAEGIGLCRTEHMFFEEDRIIIMREMILAESEADRRAALAKLLPFQREDFVGIFTAMKNLPVTVRLLDPPLHEFLPHEAKSQKEIADILGITAAKVKSRVSQLHESNPMLGHRGCRLSVTYPEILEMQVTAIVEAAIECKKKRINAMPEIMIPLVGTAAELQLLRAKAEETIEKVKSEASYNGELDILIGTMIEIPRAALTANEVAEYAEFFSFGTNDLTQMTFGYSRDDVNTFLPDYTRLEILPADPFQTLDATGVGQLVEMGVVKGRKTRKDLKCGICGEHGGDPASIDFCHNVGLNYVSCSPFRVPIARLAAAQAAIRAAK
- a CDS encoding RNA polymerase sigma factor, producing MGEAYFNQVRQTLDELYCQESRRVFATLVRLLGDFDLAEEAMHEAFTSAVEKWHEEGIPQNPRAWLVSTGRFKAIDIIRRRARFDKSLGEIAKRLGDGTDPGNVIDDESIEDDRLRLIFMCCHPAIASQTQVALTLREVCGLRTEEIASAFLTSPPTIAQRIVRGKAKIRDAGIPFEIPTISHMPQRLGAVLSVIYLVFNEGYSASSGESVTRHDLSEEAIRLGRLLVGLLPDAEVKGLLALMLLQESRRATRATPEGDIILLEDQDRSRWNQADIAEGVRLVQEALATQRLGSYCLQAAIAAVHAEAATPEETDWSQIIALYDVLLLVASSPIVQLNRAVAVAMRDGPDAGLRLVEAILAQGELRQYHLAHAAKADLCRRLGRKNEAQQAYQQALELARQEPERRFLQRRLLELQ
- a CDS encoding PcfJ domain-containing protein: MSLEEVLEIVYFLNGQKFMPGEYVWGRGGGNDPLQPDFTLKGKTLRSLRRHMANWRNDVLKKRPDLAKKACDWPRSEIAPLVHQDGDVKWLVFELLSDRALKLEGLAMNHCVESYVDECARRTASIWSLRIQRGGTPQRMVTIEVDPRNKEIVQVQGKSNSRPTSESRLIIERWAKQEGLKMTADG
- a CDS encoding acetylxylan esterase; translation: MSHLVLILLVPGIAAAQEAVRILPPGQLPQDDRLAPPKDLNGYFPFHPPQSKETWQARAEDVRTQLKVALGLWPMPPQTPLNLKKTSEYKFDDYQVTGVRFESMPGFFVTGSLYEPVGKSGPFPGVLCPHGHWDNGRFYVAGDAEVKKQIESGAESIEETARNPIQARCVQLARMGCVVLQIDMLGYADSQQLSIELVHRFGKQRPGMNTNQRWGFFSPQAESHLESVMGLQIWNCIRSLDLLESLANVDKSRLAVTGASGGATQTMIVGAIDPRIAAVFPAVMVSTAMQGGCTCENCTLLRVGTGNVEFAALFAPKPQGLTSADDWTKEFETKGFPDLKQLYALMGAEDKVHLTARTEFGHNYNAISRRAMYELFNQVFGLNASVEERPYQRLTEKELTVWSDQDRPTYTEEFERKLLAEWTAISNQQIEPYLLGDETDFQKYQAIVEPALAVMVETKTPKMDDLDFDVKVKEQREDYLFIGGLLHNAQNGSQLPALFLYPKDNWGGHTVLWLSKEGKQGLFAENGRLKAEVAKLVSAGVSVAGIDLIYQGEFLAEGLAFNQTPKVENPREAAAYTLGYNRAVAAERVSDILTMATFMRNHERTPKSIGLVAFDSAMAGIASVAMATRSKAFDFAALHTGGFRFGEVDSIRSPNLLPGGAKYGDVPAFLALAAPMPLRVIGENSQSLQSTLNAYRLLNQKDHLAYADDIEVTPVDWVLGQLSRFQ
- a CDS encoding YciI family protein codes for the protein MKFVCLGYIDIAKYNALPEEQRNALMEECFAYDNELRQGGHFAGGGALDLPENGVTLRYQEYQVQVTDGPFVETKEQIGGILLLEARDLNHAIQLMSKHPGVKIGPFEIRPADEAMNLVIAAVAEQFAKDAGL
- a CDS encoding STAS/SEC14 domain-containing protein; amino-acid sequence: MSDNLEIVHLKDLTIVRISGKLTAEDYEKFVPEVEKQIAEFGKLRLLVELHDFHGWTLAAVWDDINFDMKHWNDIKRLAIVGESKWEAGMAVFCKPFTGAKVKYFDHSKLEQAKKWLVEEEA